The window TCATTTTTTGATCTGCAACATCTGAAGCTGCTTTCCAACTCACTATCTCAACAACATACATCTCGTCACCCTTTTGGTTCATATGGAAATTATGACGCATCATATTGCGTGATGAAATAAGAACAATTATCATAATCAAGAAGTATTTATTCTCATTTTGGAACGAATATGGACTCATTTCAGCGCGCCCTGATTTTTAAAGCAGTTATAGAAAATGGCACGATGGCAGCAGCTGCACGTATCATGAATGTCAGCCCGTCTGTTATCAGCAAACGAGTCGCCGAACTTGAAGCTGAGATGGGAGTACAATTGTTAAGACGAACGACTCGTCGCATTACTCTGACCGAAGCGGGAAACAATTTTTACCAGCGCATGATTTCCCTGCATGGCCAATGGCAAACCTTATTGGATGAAACACAAGATTTGGGGCAAAATCCTCGTGGCCGTCTGATACTCGCGGCTCCCTCCCCCTTATTGAATAGGGTTTTACTGCCTGTGCTTGGGCCATTTCTGAGGGCAAACCCGGGTATTGATATCGAATTGAAATCTACGACGCACGCAGCATTGCCATTAGCAGGTGTTGATCTCTCTCTAGCCCGGAAAATTGATAACTTTGATTCCATCGCTTATGTGGGACAGCGGTTATGTCGATATTACAATCAGCTTTTTGCCAGCCCTGCTTATCTGGCAGAAACCATATCATTGACCGAAGGCAATGACCTTCGATCACATAAATGCTTGTTATATGGCGAAAATACCAAGACAACGACCTGGTCCTTTGATTGTGAAACCAAAATCGATGTTACCGGACAACTTTCAAGCAACAATACAGAAGCCTTGATTGCCGCAGCTTGCCAAGGGCAAGGGATTGTCTATGTTCCGGAGCTGATTATTCAAGAGGAAATCAAAAGAGGTGAATTGGTTCCTGTTCTCAGCGATTTTAAAAGCAAACCTTTTGAAATGTGGTTTTATTATCAGAAGCTCGATTTTGTTCCGTTGAAACTTCGCGTGCTGATTGATTTTCTAAAGAAGCAATGGTGAGAACCAGATTGACAAAACCCGCCTGAACAGGAACACCCCAAAAAACGGGAGCAGGCCCAATATAGCCGCATCCCCAAACAGTTGCGAGATCCCGACATGAGTACCAATCATATATTCAATCTCACTCCACCAGCGGGCATCCCGATTCACGGCACCGACCAAACTTTTCCGGTCAATCGCATTTTCTGTGTCGGCCGCAATTATGCCTCACATGCACGGGAAATGGGGTCCAACCCTGATCGTGAACCGCCGTTCTTTTTTACCAAACCAGCTGACGCAATTCAGAGCGGTTGCTTTTGTCATCTGAGCTATCCTCCCAAGACCGAAGATCTGCATCACGAAGTGGAACTGGTCATTGGTCTCAAGGAAGGTGGCCATAACATCACTCAGAAAAATGCATTGGGCCATATTTATGGCGTTGCTGTTGGCCTGGATTTCACACGCCGCGATCTGCAAGCAGATGCCAAGAACACTGGTCGTCCTTGGGATATGGCGAAAGGATTTGATGATTCTGCCATCATAGGTCCCATGCAGCCTGTCAGCGCGAACAATATCCCAAAATCCGGTTTTATTCGCCTGAGTGTTGAAGGTAAGCAACGCCAAAAAGGTGATCTGGATGAGATGATCTGGTCGATTTCCGAAGTGATTGCTGAACTTTCCAACTATCTTACATTA is drawn from Cohaesibacter gelatinilyticus and contains these coding sequences:
- a CDS encoding LysR family transcriptional regulator, with product MDSFQRALIFKAVIENGTMAAAARIMNVSPSVISKRVAELEAEMGVQLLRRTTRRITLTEAGNNFYQRMISLHGQWQTLLDETQDLGQNPRGRLILAAPSPLLNRVLLPVLGPFLRANPGIDIELKSTTHAALPLAGVDLSLARKIDNFDSIAYVGQRLCRYYNQLFASPAYLAETISLTEGNDLRSHKCLLYGENTKTTTWSFDCETKIDVTGQLSSNNTEALIAAACQGQGIVYVPELIIQEEIKRGELVPVLSDFKSKPFEMWFYYQKLDFVPLKLRVLIDFLKKQW
- a CDS encoding fumarylacetoacetate hydrolase family protein, which encodes MSTNHIFNLTPPAGIPIHGTDQTFPVNRIFCVGRNYASHAREMGSNPDREPPFFFTKPADAIQSGCFCHLSYPPKTEDLHHEVELVIGLKEGGHNITQKNALGHIYGVAVGLDFTRRDLQADAKNTGRPWDMAKGFDDSAIIGPMQPVSANNIPKSGFIRLSVEGKQRQKGDLDEMIWSISEVIAELSNYLTLQPGDLIFTGTPEGVSAVKPNDIIRAEIVDLPILTVKIEAPA